One window of Acidobacteriota bacterium genomic DNA carries:
- a CDS encoding formate dehydrogenase accessory protein FdhE, protein MTEPPTRQRLERPDTPEVAALRRLKTAQPQLASAVDMQVELVTLYRRAQTRVTTRVFDLGAEALAGRLSAGTPIVQFSDVPFDWPELRGLFRQIVDLLRRFDLVEPSEYDAMQALVRSGRPNPDEVAAWYNLRATQGHADAAIPDAGSTQTQVLSLASRPFLSRAVEMIHQRVDLSPWMRPYCPFCGGDPELGAISETGKRRLICGRCAGQWPFDDTACPYCDSRDPGQVTSFEYGCWPDASKDGVYRLTGCDACHRYLKSYVTRGASRPVMLDVDTIGSLLLDAAAAQRGYTGG, encoded by the coding sequence ATGACCGAGCCGCCAACCAGGCAGCGGTTGGAACGCCCCGACACGCCGGAGGTCGCGGCACTCAGGCGCCTCAAGACTGCGCAGCCCCAACTGGCCAGCGCGGTAGACATGCAAGTCGAACTCGTCACGCTGTATCGTCGGGCCCAGACCCGGGTGACCACCCGGGTATTCGACCTCGGAGCCGAGGCCCTCGCGGGCAGGCTTTCGGCCGGCACGCCGATCGTGCAGTTCAGCGACGTCCCGTTCGATTGGCCGGAACTGAGGGGATTGTTCAGACAGATCGTGGACCTGCTCCGGCGATTCGACCTGGTTGAGCCATCGGAGTACGACGCGATGCAGGCGCTGGTGCGATCGGGGCGCCCGAATCCTGATGAAGTTGCGGCCTGGTACAACCTCAGGGCCACTCAAGGGCATGCCGATGCCGCAATCCCGGATGCCGGCAGCACCCAGACGCAGGTACTGTCGCTGGCCAGCCGTCCGTTTCTGAGCCGGGCGGTGGAGATGATCCACCAGCGCGTCGACTTGTCGCCGTGGATGCGCCCCTATTGCCCGTTCTGCGGCGGCGATCCTGAACTCGGCGCGATCAGTGAGACCGGCAAGCGCCGGCTCATCTGCGGCCGGTGTGCCGGGCAGTGGCCGTTTGACGATACGGCGTGCCCGTACTGCGACAGCCGTGACCCGGGACAAGTCACGTCATTTGAATACGGCTGCTGGCCCGACGCGAGCAAGGACGGTGTCTACCGCCTGACCGGCTGCGACGCGTGCCACCGCTATCTGAAGTCGTATGTCACCCGGGGCGCATCGCGACCGGTGATGCTGGACGTCGACACCATCGGCTCGCTCCTGCTGGACGCAGCCGCCGCGCAACGCGGGTATACCGGCGGTTAG
- a CDS encoding serine hydrolase — protein MSHPKRQLKRVVTAGVVCLVAVAAGDFCVARVQAQGAARGRASAKYSAATSQARKARLAQAEAAARAREAQANQPRLKLDAQGDVVPDVRAEAAIIYNPATNKVLWEEKAFDQRSIASITKVMTALCFLEEAPDMAQQVIITAADIRGASVTHLRPLEKVSLQNLLHLMLISSDNVAARVIARVSPYGAAGFVVRMNQKAAELGLTSTSYADPSGLLAQNVSSAYDMARLIAYAADDSLISTIMRTEAYSFRTSRRALTIHSTNQLLRSTGVDVRGGKTGFIARAGYCLVTLLHLPDLDQTVAVVVLGARSNAGRFSETKNLLSWVTSKAQSLLGGRPGQPHGPASQTQH, from the coding sequence ATGAGCCATCCGAAGCGTCAGTTGAAGCGCGTCGTCACGGCGGGCGTCGTGTGCCTGGTCGCGGTGGCGGCTGGCGACTTCTGTGTGGCGAGGGTGCAGGCGCAGGGCGCCGCAAGGGGTCGTGCGTCGGCGAAGTACTCCGCCGCGACGTCGCAGGCGAGGAAGGCCCGGTTGGCGCAGGCCGAGGCGGCAGCGCGGGCCCGCGAGGCGCAGGCGAACCAGCCACGGCTGAAACTCGACGCCCAGGGTGATGTGGTGCCGGATGTTCGTGCCGAGGCGGCCATCATCTATAACCCCGCGACCAATAAGGTGTTGTGGGAAGAAAAGGCGTTTGACCAACGGTCAATCGCGAGCATCACCAAGGTGATGACGGCGTTGTGCTTCCTGGAAGAGGCGCCCGACATGGCGCAGCAGGTGATCATCACCGCTGCCGATATCCGGGGCGCCTCGGTGACACACTTGCGGCCGCTCGAGAAGGTGTCGCTCCAGAATCTCCTGCACTTGATGCTGATCTCGTCCGACAATGTGGCGGCCAGAGTGATCGCCCGCGTCTCTCCCTACGGGGCGGCGGGATTCGTCGTGCGGATGAATCAGAAAGCGGCCGAACTGGGGCTGACCAGCACGAGCTACGCCGACCCGTCAGGTCTGCTCGCTCAGAATGTGTCATCGGCATACGACATGGCCAGGCTGATCGCCTACGCCGCCGACGATTCGCTGATCTCGACCATCATGCGCACCGAGGCGTACTCGTTCCGCACGAGCAGGAGGGCCCTCACCATCCACAGCACGAACCAGTTGCTGCGCTCAACCGGCGTGGACGTGCGGGGTGGCAAGACGGGCTTCATCGCTCGGGCCGGCTACTGTCTCGTGACGCTGCTCCATCTGCCCGACCTCGACCAGACCGTCGCGGTTGTCGTGCTGGGCGCCCGTTCGAATGCGGGCCGGTTCTCGGAGACGAAGAACCTGCTTAGCTGGGTGACCAGCAAGGCGCAGTCGCTGCTCGGCGGGCGCCCTGGGCAGCCTCACGGTCCCGCCTCACAGACCCAGCACTAA
- a CDS encoding glutaredoxin family protein yields the protein MKNKLFTMRDCPHCRDAKAFLDRRAPIYVEYGITDNPEALRDMLTLTGRAEVPTLVAGYEAVVGFNVETWTRVIEHAEAMQKEDPFRLPESVGPDPYDDD from the coding sequence ATGAAGAACAAACTGTTCACGATGCGCGACTGTCCGCACTGCCGGGACGCCAAGGCGTTTCTCGACCGGCGAGCACCCATTTACGTCGAATATGGCATCACCGACAATCCAGAGGCGCTGCGGGACATGCTGACCCTGACTGGTCGAGCCGAGGTCCCGACCCTCGTGGCGGGCTACGAGGCGGTCGTCGGCTTCAACGTCGAGACGTGGACCCGGGTGATTGAACACGCGGAGGCGATGCAGAAGGAGGATCCATTCCGCCTTCCGGAGTCGGTTGGACCGGATCCGTACGACGACGACTGA
- a CDS encoding TonB-dependent receptor has protein sequence MQLKMRAVLAFAVVCALMIGAQSASAQNLTTGTLVGVVMDAQKAVLPGATVVAVHGPTGTSYETVTQADGRFTFLAVRVGGPYKVTATMSGFKTQDQNGLQVALGESHEVEFVLALQSVQESVTVVATAQIIDTTRAGTASNIATQTIEALPSISRSINDFARTSPFVNISQAATGNDQEVSVAGRPNRYNNMLIDGAVNNDVFGLSSTGTPGGQTGTQPVSLDVIQEIQVLVSPYDVRQGGFSGGGINAITKSGSNNFHGTAYYFGRNQKFMGTIPALPTFANATPPDSKVGAFSDKQVGFSIGGPIVKNKAFFFGNMDWARKLTPVGFSLDGTSGSQWNNNLADVQSVLNILQTVYQYNPGGVSEVSKPNNSDKIFGRADFNLSSHNQLTTRVNYVNAVASVGSQSASTYNLPDHFYYMTDKMLSSVAQLNTTIGSSMFNEMRVTYQRERNVRGGQPGNPAFPEMRIYMPGSTSNSIYFGTEYSSQANALNQDIIELTDDLTLVKGNHTISIGTHNEFYKFYNLFIQDAYGAYTFSSIANFQAGLAQQFYHYFSNTANPNESAQFSVQQFGFYAGDKWRAASNFTVTYGARVDLPRFPDKPLANPLAVTDFGYATNVVPSPAMWSPRAGFNWDLSGGGSKRSQIRGGLGLFTGRTPYVWLSNQYGNTGVQFTNLSTSYSTSNMIPFVADPNNQPTTVTGGAAGRQTINVIDPNYSFPSVLRGNIALDRDLGFWGLFGTVEMLYSKTVKDIFYQNLNMKATGLQPDGRTQYNGTGPQPVGTAWSFGQQTLRPDPNLNNVLLLTNTNQGYNWSMAFKVERPFKNGFNFAASYLYGRAYSTVDGTSSVANSNFTGTPIGFDANHPALALSNYSPGSRVNLSATLPIPLWGGIRSSVSFFYNGQSGRPFDLRYSQDANGDSASGNDLLYIPAASSQVVITSGTWDNFYGWLQRFPGALDYAGKIMPRNALRAPWANQLDFRYAVTISTPGKTKVELTADVINLLNLLNKNWGWQWWGPFPSSGQAIGYSIDQATGLLKYSVAATTQNMYANVLTRDDLRSRWQAQFGVRFRF, from the coding sequence ATGCAGCTGAAGATGAGGGCCGTGCTGGCGTTCGCCGTGGTATGCGCGCTGATGATTGGCGCACAGTCTGCGTCGGCCCAGAACCTCACGACCGGAACGTTGGTCGGCGTGGTGATGGATGCGCAGAAAGCCGTGCTGCCCGGCGCGACCGTGGTCGCCGTGCACGGACCAACAGGAACCAGTTACGAGACCGTGACGCAGGCCGATGGGCGCTTCACGTTCCTAGCCGTTCGCGTCGGCGGTCCCTATAAGGTGACCGCGACGATGAGCGGGTTCAAGACGCAGGATCAGAATGGTCTCCAGGTGGCGCTCGGCGAGTCGCACGAGGTGGAGTTCGTGCTGGCGCTGCAGTCGGTGCAGGAATCGGTGACGGTCGTAGCGACCGCGCAGATTATCGACACGACGCGGGCGGGCACGGCCTCGAACATCGCGACGCAGACGATCGAGGCGTTGCCCTCGATTTCGCGCAGCATCAACGACTTTGCGCGCACCTCGCCGTTCGTCAACATCTCGCAGGCTGCGACCGGCAACGATCAGGAGGTCAGCGTGGCTGGCCGACCCAACCGTTACAACAACATGCTGATCGACGGTGCGGTGAATAACGACGTGTTCGGGTTGTCGTCGACGGGCACGCCGGGTGGGCAGACGGGCACGCAGCCGGTCAGCCTGGATGTCATTCAGGAGATCCAGGTCCTCGTGTCGCCCTACGACGTGCGGCAGGGCGGGTTCTCGGGCGGCGGCATCAATGCCATCACCAAGAGCGGTTCGAATAACTTCCATGGGACGGCGTATTACTTCGGCCGCAACCAGAAGTTCATGGGCACGATTCCCGCCCTTCCCACTTTCGCGAATGCGACGCCGCCTGACAGCAAGGTCGGCGCGTTCAGCGACAAGCAAGTCGGCTTCAGCATTGGCGGGCCGATCGTCAAGAACAAGGCATTTTTCTTCGGCAACATGGACTGGGCCCGCAAGTTGACGCCGGTCGGCTTCTCGCTCGACGGCACCTCGGGCTCGCAGTGGAACAACAACCTCGCCGACGTCCAGTCGGTGCTCAATATTCTCCAGACGGTGTATCAGTACAATCCCGGTGGCGTGAGCGAGGTGAGCAAGCCGAACAACAGCGACAAGATCTTCGGGCGGGCCGACTTCAACCTCTCATCGCACAACCAGCTGACGACGCGCGTGAATTACGTGAACGCTGTCGCGTCGGTGGGCTCGCAGAGCGCGAGCACCTACAACCTGCCGGACCACTTCTACTACATGACGGACAAGATGCTGTCGTCGGTGGCGCAGTTGAACACGACGATTGGCAGTTCGATGTTCAACGAAATGCGCGTCACCTATCAGCGCGAGCGCAACGTGCGTGGCGGCCAGCCGGGGAATCCGGCGTTCCCCGAGATGCGGATCTACATGCCAGGCAGCACGAGCAACAGCATTTATTTCGGCACCGAGTACTCGTCGCAGGCGAACGCGCTGAACCAGGACATCATCGAGTTGACCGACGACCTGACGCTGGTCAAGGGCAACCACACGATTTCCATCGGCACGCACAACGAGTTCTACAAGTTCTACAACCTGTTCATTCAGGACGCCTACGGTGCCTACACCTTCTCGAGCATTGCGAACTTCCAGGCGGGGCTCGCACAGCAGTTCTATCACTACTTCTCCAACACCGCGAACCCCAACGAGTCGGCGCAGTTCTCGGTGCAGCAGTTCGGCTTCTACGCCGGTGACAAGTGGCGCGCAGCGTCCAACTTCACAGTGACGTACGGCGCCCGCGTCGACCTGCCGCGGTTCCCGGACAAACCACTGGCCAATCCCCTTGCGGTCACCGACTTCGGATACGCCACCAACGTGGTGCCGTCACCGGCGATGTGGTCACCGCGGGCGGGCTTCAACTGGGATTTGAGCGGGGGCGGGTCGAAGCGCTCGCAGATTCGCGGCGGCCTCGGCCTGTTCACCGGTAGGACGCCATATGTGTGGCTGTCGAATCAGTACGGCAACACGGGCGTGCAGTTCACCAACCTGTCGACGTCATACAGCACGAGCAACATGATCCCGTTCGTTGCGGATCCGAATAACCAGCCGACGACAGTGACGGGCGGCGCGGCGGGTCGGCAGACCATTAACGTCATCGATCCGAACTACAGCTTCCCGTCGGTCCTCAGGGGCAACATCGCGTTAGACCGCGACCTCGGGTTCTGGGGCCTGTTCGGCACGGTCGAAATGCTCTACTCGAAGACTGTCAAGGACATCTTCTACCAGAACCTGAACATGAAGGCGACGGGCCTGCAGCCGGATGGCCGGACGCAGTACAACGGGACGGGTCCACAACCAGTCGGTACGGCGTGGTCATTCGGGCAGCAGACCTTGCGTCCGGATCCCAACCTGAACAACGTCCTCCTCCTGACCAACACGAACCAGGGGTACAACTGGTCGATGGCCTTCAAGGTGGAACGCCCGTTCAAGAATGGGTTCAATTTTGCGGCGTCGTACCTGTATGGCCGCGCCTACTCCACGGTTGATGGCACATCCAGCGTGGCGAATTCGAACTTCACGGGCACGCCGATCGGCTTCGACGCGAATCACCCCGCGCTCGCGTTGTCCAACTACTCACCAGGTAGCCGCGTCAATCTGTCGGCAACGCTCCCGATCCCGCTCTGGGGCGGAATCAGGAGCAGCGTGTCGTTCTTCTACAACGGCCAGTCGGGCCGTCCGTTTGACCTCCGGTACAGCCAGGACGCCAACGGTGACTCTGCCAGCGGCAACGACTTGCTGTACATCCCAGCGGCTTCGAGCCAGGTCGTGATCACGAGCGGGACCTGGGACAATTTCTACGGTTGGCTCCAGCGTTTTCCCGGCGCCCTCGACTACGCCGGCAAGATCATGCCTCGCAACGCGCTGCGGGCGCCGTGGGCTAATCAGCTCGACTTCCGATACGCCGTGACGATTTCGACCCCTGGCAAGACGAAGGTCGAATTGACCGCCGACGTGATCAACTTGCTCAACCTGTTGAACAAGAACTGGGGCTGGCAGTGGTGGGGGCCGTTCCCGTCGAGCGGCCAGGCGATTGGCTATAGCATCGACCAGGCCACCGGGCTGCTCAAGTACAGCGTGGCTGCCACGACTCAGAACATGTACGCGAACGTCTTGACGCGCGACGATCTGCGGTCGCGGTGGCAAGCCCAGTTCGGCGTCCGGTTCCGCTTCTAG
- a CDS encoding VWA domain-containing protein: MKSVRSRYATCVGMLLASAVLMAQSPPPPGQQSQPPATPVADTMQKPVYRTSVDLVTTDVIVRDGRGQFVADLSKEQFEVLEDGVVQNVSSLVLVHGGRVTNVALPPPPPPPEGIILPPARPTNDASGRVFILFIDDLHLDFKNTHRVRDLLKKIKNTLIHEGDMFGIVSTGTSSIAIDLTYDAKRIDEAIGKVMGGALKPTDIIQAPEGQEGPSEVRYRAHVAFSTAEDLMAQLEQVHNRRKALIYLSNGYDFNPFEKSRSGEADSVFENNQQKTQEKQAAQQAAQQAGSDTTSTSTDPSSTSGNRFADADLARELSELTRSANRANATIYTFDPRGLIGMPDLDENVDPTEWANYVEKSISSLRVLAELTGGIAVVNQNDYEKALKRIDAETSDYYMLGYYSSNPDPLRRTRRVEVKVTRKDLDVWSRQTYSLKKAPAPKVTKVTK, encoded by the coding sequence ATGAAATCCGTACGGTCCCGATATGCGACGTGTGTGGGCATGCTCCTGGCAAGCGCCGTGCTGATGGCGCAGTCCCCGCCGCCGCCGGGCCAGCAGAGCCAACCGCCGGCAACGCCGGTCGCCGACACCATGCAGAAGCCGGTCTACCGGACGTCGGTGGATCTGGTCACGACCGACGTGATCGTGCGGGACGGGCGGGGCCAGTTTGTCGCCGATCTGTCCAAAGAACAATTCGAGGTGCTCGAAGACGGGGTTGTGCAGAACGTGTCGTCGCTGGTCCTGGTGCATGGAGGCCGGGTGACCAACGTCGCGCTGCCTCCGCCACCGCCGCCGCCCGAAGGCATTATTTTGCCTCCGGCGCGTCCGACCAACGATGCCTCGGGGCGCGTCTTCATCCTGTTTATCGACGACCTGCACCTGGACTTCAAGAACACGCATCGGGTGCGGGACCTGCTGAAGAAGATCAAGAACACGCTCATCCACGAGGGGGACATGTTCGGCATCGTGTCGACGGGCACCTCGTCTATCGCCATCGACCTCACGTACGACGCGAAGCGTATTGACGAAGCGATCGGGAAGGTGATGGGCGGCGCGCTGAAGCCGACCGACATCATCCAGGCGCCGGAAGGGCAGGAGGGGCCGAGCGAGGTCCGCTATCGGGCGCACGTGGCGTTTTCGACGGCCGAAGATCTGATGGCGCAACTCGAACAGGTGCACAATCGGCGCAAGGCCCTGATCTATCTGAGTAACGGGTACGACTTCAATCCGTTCGAGAAATCGCGGTCGGGCGAAGCCGACTCGGTCTTCGAGAACAACCAGCAGAAGACGCAGGAGAAGCAGGCGGCGCAGCAGGCGGCGCAACAGGCGGGTTCGGACACGACCAGCACCTCGACCGATCCGTCGTCCACGTCGGGCAATCGCTTCGCGGATGCCGATCTTGCGCGCGAGCTCTCCGAGTTGACGCGGTCGGCCAATCGGGCCAACGCGACCATTTACACGTTCGACCCGCGAGGCCTGATCGGCATGCCCGATCTCGACGAGAACGTGGATCCCACCGAGTGGGCGAATTACGTCGAGAAGTCGATCAGCAGCCTGCGGGTGCTCGCCGAACTGACGGGCGGCATCGCTGTGGTCAATCAGAATGACTACGAGAAGGCGCTCAAGCGCATTGACGCCGAGACCAGCGACTACTACATGCTCGGCTACTATTCGTCGAATCCGGATCCGCTCAGGCGCACCCGTCGCGTCGAAGTCAAAGTCACGCGGAAAGATCTGGACGTCTGGTCGCGGCAGACCTACTCGCTCAAGAAGGCCCCCGCGCCGAAAGTCACGAAAGTCACAAAGTAG
- a CDS encoding O-methyltransferase, translating to MNARRLAAGGVCLLLCLCAATAFADPPTPAAAAAVLKRIRSADTNLLAVSEEDGRMLRLLAASNHTRRALEIGSAQGYSAIWIGLGLRETGGRLVTIEYDPQRAKEAEANIRAAGLADIVQVVSGDGFKVIPSLTGTFDYVFLDAWKRDYQRFFDLVFPRLDKGGLFLGHNVVNKAGEMGDFLKTLRTHPGMLSTIVSPSGEGISVSWKR from the coding sequence ATGAATGCAAGACGCCTAGCCGCCGGTGGTGTGTGCCTTCTTCTGTGTCTGTGCGCCGCCACGGCCTTCGCTGATCCGCCCACCCCTGCCGCCGCCGCCGCGGTATTGAAGCGGATTCGTTCGGCCGACACGAACCTGCTGGCGGTCTCTGAGGAAGACGGACGGATGCTGCGGCTGCTCGCCGCCTCGAACCACACCAGGCGCGCACTCGAAATCGGATCGGCCCAGGGCTACTCCGCGATTTGGATTGGGCTGGGCCTGCGCGAGACCGGCGGCCGCCTGGTCACCATCGAGTACGATCCGCAGCGCGCGAAAGAGGCCGAGGCCAACATCCGCGCCGCCGGTCTCGCCGACATCGTGCAGGTGGTGTCCGGAGACGGGTTCAAGGTCATCCCCTCACTCACCGGGACATTCGATTACGTGTTCCTTGACGCGTGGAAGCGAGATTACCAGCGGTTCTTTGATCTCGTGTTTCCCCGGCTCGACAAAGGCGGCCTGTTTCTCGGCCACAACGTGGTGAACAAGGCCGGCGAGATGGGTGACTTCCTCAAGACACTCCGCACGCACCCTGGCATGCTCAGCACCATCGTGTCGCCGTCGGGCGAAGGCATCTCGGTGTCGTGGAAACGGTAG
- a CDS encoding DUF2911 domain-containing protein, with amino-acid sequence MTTRTRVFAAALIAATLITAPLALTIDAQQPPLSPPGTASIKIGAATITIDYSRPSIRGRKIMGALVPYDKVWRTGANAATTLKTDAALDLGGAVVPAGTYTIYSWPGEKAWKLIINKQTGQWGTQYDEKQDLARVDLKVESLPAPVELFTITLAAAGANAGTLTLEWETTKLSVPFKLK; translated from the coding sequence ATGACGACTCGCACCCGTGTCTTCGCGGCCGCTTTGATTGCCGCTACTTTGATCACGGCGCCTCTCGCGCTGACCATCGACGCCCAGCAACCCCCGCTCAGCCCGCCCGGGACTGCCAGTATCAAGATCGGCGCGGCCACGATCACGATCGATTACAGCCGTCCGTCGATTCGCGGGCGGAAGATCATGGGCGCCCTGGTGCCCTACGACAAGGTGTGGAGGACGGGCGCCAACGCGGCCACAACCCTCAAGACCGATGCGGCGCTGGACCTTGGTGGCGCCGTCGTGCCGGCCGGCACGTACACGATCTATTCGTGGCCAGGCGAGAAGGCCTGGAAGCTCATCATCAACAAGCAGACCGGCCAGTGGGGCACGCAGTATGACGAGAAGCAGGATCTCGCCCGCGTGGATCTGAAGGTGGAGTCGCTGCCAGCCCCGGTGGAACTGTTCACGATCACGCTGGCCGCCGCTGGCGCCAACGCCGGCACGTTGACGCTGGAGTGGGAGACCACGAAGCTGAGCGTCCCGTTCAAACTGAAGTAG
- a CDS encoding 5-deoxy-glucuronate isomerase yields MSTAELARDRIVFRRTNALKGRHLSVTPANSATRHLSYGRIILDRSVPSVQFGSGGDEVGLVCFSGSATVATSGSVFTLGRYDALYIPRDQTIEVATSSEVDIVECRAPVEGHYPLRFVPYAEVKKDPGLHFRAGGPATTRTLNVLLGKNVEAGRLMAGVTWSEPGNWTSWPPHEHAALAEELYVFYDMPPEAFAIQMVYTDKMEPERVEVVHDGDVIVMPTGFHPNVSIPGHAVSFMWIMAAHRETEDRKFGLVNVHPDFAQAPSGLDKGR; encoded by the coding sequence GTGTCGACGGCTGAACTTGCCCGTGATCGGATCGTGTTTCGGCGGACCAATGCACTGAAGGGCCGGCATCTATCGGTGACGCCGGCCAACAGTGCGACGCGGCATCTGAGCTACGGACGCATCATCCTCGATCGGAGCGTCCCGAGCGTGCAGTTCGGCTCGGGTGGAGACGAAGTCGGCCTGGTGTGCTTCAGCGGCTCGGCCACGGTTGCGACCAGCGGCTCGGTGTTCACACTGGGACGGTACGACGCGCTCTACATTCCGCGCGATCAGACGATCGAGGTCGCGACCTCGTCCGAGGTCGACATCGTCGAGTGCCGGGCGCCGGTCGAGGGGCACTACCCGCTTCGCTTCGTGCCGTACGCCGAGGTGAAGAAAGACCCGGGCCTGCACTTCCGCGCCGGCGGGCCCGCGACGACGCGAACGTTAAACGTGTTACTCGGCAAGAACGTCGAGGCGGGGCGGCTCATGGCCGGCGTGACGTGGTCGGAACCGGGCAACTGGACGAGTTGGCCGCCCCACGAGCACGCGGCGCTGGCCGAGGAGCTGTACGTCTTCTACGACATGCCGCCTGAGGCCTTCGCCATTCAGATGGTGTACACAGACAAGATGGAACCGGAGCGCGTCGAGGTCGTGCATGATGGTGATGTCATCGTCATGCCGACTGGATTCCATCCCAACGTATCCATCCCCGGCCATGCCGTCAGCTTCATGTGGATCATGGCCGCGCATCGCGAGACCGAAGACCGCAAGTTCGGGCTCGTGAACGTGCATCCCGATTTCGCGCAGGCGCCGTCGGGCCTCGACAAGGGGAGATAG
- the kduD gene encoding 2-dehydro-3-deoxy-D-gluconate 5-dehydrogenase KduD: MARQFSLEGRVALVTGAAGGLGAGMAIGLAEAGADVVCHDLLAPDATAEKVRALGRRSAAVAADLSDHTAPARLAADAEAALGPIDLLVNNAGTIRRAPAADHSDDDWDLVLAVDLSSAFRLSREVGRRLIARGAPGKIVNICSLLSFQGGILVPSYAAAKGGLAQLTKALANEWASKRINVNGIAPGYMATDNTAPLRADPVRSRQILDRIPAGRWGDPADVAGTAVFLCAPASDYVTGHILVVDGGWLAR, translated from the coding sequence ATCGCACGACAGTTCAGCCTGGAAGGGCGCGTGGCACTGGTGACCGGAGCCGCCGGTGGTCTTGGCGCGGGGATGGCCATTGGTTTGGCCGAAGCGGGCGCTGATGTAGTCTGCCACGACCTGCTGGCGCCCGACGCCACAGCGGAGAAGGTGCGGGCGCTCGGCCGCCGCTCCGCTGCGGTCGCCGCCGACCTGAGTGACCACACAGCCCCGGCCCGCCTCGCCGCCGACGCCGAAGCGGCGCTCGGGCCGATCGATCTGTTGGTCAACAACGCCGGCACGATTCGGCGGGCTCCCGCCGCTGATCATTCAGACGACGACTGGGACCTCGTGCTCGCCGTCGATCTATCGAGTGCGTTCCGGCTCTCGCGAGAGGTCGGACGTCGGCTGATTGCCCGGGGCGCGCCCGGGAAGATCGTCAACATCTGTTCGCTGCTGTCGTTTCAGGGTGGCATTCTGGTGCCATCGTACGCGGCGGCCAAGGGTGGCCTCGCGCAGTTGACCAAGGCCCTGGCCAACGAGTGGGCCTCAAAGCGTATCAACGTCAACGGGATCGCGCCCGGCTACATGGCCACCGATAACACGGCGCCGCTCCGCGCCGATCCGGTGCGCAGCCGTCAGATTCTCGACCGCATTCCAGCCGGACGATGGGGAGACCCGGCGGATGTCGCCGGCACGGCAGTCTTTCTCTGTGCGCCCGCCAGCGACTACGTCACCGGTCACATCCTGGTCGTCGACGGGGGCTGGCTGGCGCGGTAG
- a CDS encoding cysteine synthase family protein translates to MLTTTTLAPAMLKKFNALERIIGNTPLLAIDFTYRGAPRVLYAKYEQVNLTGSIKDRMALHVLRRAYENGAIHPGDMIAEATSGNTGISFSAIGRALGHPVTIFIPDWMSAERLSLISSFGASIVLVSRTQGGFLGSIRMSEELAAREKHVFLPCQFANEANVEAHMMTTGPEIWGQLQLEGLTPDAFVAGVGTGGTVMGVGRFLRSQKPDVRIHPLESAESPTMSTGHKVGHHRIQGISDEFIPAIVKLNELDAIVESSDGDAILLAQKLAHIGLAVGISSGANFIGAVKVQNQLGPAAVVTTVFSDSNKKYLSTDLLRDEPVKPGYLSPDIEVLGFRAVGRLCSACPELPGQVKQA, encoded by the coding sequence ATGCTGACCACCACAACACTTGCCCCGGCGATGCTCAAGAAGTTCAACGCGCTCGAACGAATCATCGGCAATACACCGTTGCTCGCCATCGACTTTACCTACCGCGGGGCGCCGCGCGTGCTGTACGCGAAGTACGAACAGGTGAACCTCACCGGCAGCATCAAGGATCGGATGGCGCTGCACGTGCTTCGGCGTGCGTACGAGAACGGCGCGATTCACCCGGGCGACATGATCGCCGAGGCCACCAGCGGCAACACGGGCATCTCGTTCTCCGCGATTGGCCGCGCGCTCGGGCATCCAGTCACGATCTTCATACCCGATTGGATGAGTGCGGAGCGTCTCTCACTGATTTCGAGCTTCGGCGCGTCGATTGTCCTGGTCAGTCGGACCCAGGGGGGCTTTCTTGGCAGCATCCGGATGTCGGAGGAGCTGGCGGCGCGCGAGAAACACGTGTTTCTGCCATGCCAGTTTGCCAACGAGGCCAACGTCGAGGCGCACATGATGACGACGGGGCCAGAGATCTGGGGACAGTTGCAGCTCGAAGGCCTTACGCCCGACGCGTTCGTCGCCGGCGTGGGCACGGGCGGCACGGTGATGGGCGTCGGACGATTCCTGCGATCACAGAAGCCGGATGTGCGGATTCACCCGCTGGAGTCGGCGGAATCACCCACGATGTCAACGGGTCACAAGGTGGGGCACCATCGCATCCAGGGCATCTCGGACGAGTTCATCCCGGCCATCGTCAAACTCAACGAGCTTGATGCCATCGTCGAATCGTCGGATGGCGACGCCATCCTGCTGGCGCAGAAGCTTGCGCACATCGGGCTGGCGGTTGGGATTTCCTCCGGCGCGAACTTCATCGGTGCGGTGAAGGTCCAGAACCAACTGGGGCCGGCAGCGGTGGTTACGACCGTCTTCTCCGACAGTAACAAGAAATACTTGAGCACCGACTTGTTGCGAGACGAGCCGGTGAAGCCAGGCTATCTGTCGCCGGATATCGAGGTGCTCGGATTCCGCGCGGTTGGCAGACTGTGTTCGGCCTGTCCCGAACTTCCCGGGCAAGTGAAGCAGGCGTAG